A genomic region of Luteibacter aegosomatissinici contains the following coding sequences:
- the hpf gene encoding ribosome hibernation-promoting factor, HPF/YfiA family has protein sequence MQIQISGQHIQITPALRERVEQQIGRFERLFDNITALDVVLSVDKAEHKAGGTLHCSGTRLHAEGLASQQDGTIGDRMYAAIDEMITKLADQLKKHKEKLKDHHNNEVREARAAS, from the coding sequence ATGCAAATCCAGATCAGCGGCCAGCACATCCAGATCACCCCTGCCCTGCGCGAGCGCGTGGAACAGCAAATCGGCCGCTTCGAACGCCTTTTCGACAACATAACGGCCCTGGATGTCGTGCTATCGGTGGATAAGGCCGAGCACAAGGCGGGCGGCACCCTGCACTGTTCGGGCACCCGGCTCCATGCGGAAGGCCTGGCGAGCCAGCAGGACGGCACGATCGGTGACCGCATGTATGCCGCCATCGACGAGATGATCACCAAGCTCGCCGACCAGCTGAAGAAGCACAAGGAAAAGCTCAAGGACCACCACAACAATGAGGTCCGCGAGGCCCGTGCCGCCAGCTAA
- a CDS encoding BolA family protein: MDAARIQALIEAGLPGARVDVRGDDGVHFEAEVISAQFAGKLPLARHRLVYATLGDLMGGAIHALGLKTLTPEEAAGRP; encoded by the coding sequence ATGGACGCTGCCCGCATCCAGGCATTGATTGAAGCCGGCCTGCCCGGCGCCCGGGTGGACGTGCGCGGCGATGACGGCGTTCATTTTGAAGCCGAGGTCATCTCGGCCCAGTTCGCCGGCAAGCTGCCGCTCGCCCGCCACCGCCTTGTTTACGCCACCCTTGGCGACCTCATGGGCGGTGCCATCCACGCGCTGGGCCTGAAAACCCTTACCCCGGAAGAAGCCGCCGGCCGCCCCTGA
- the rapZ gene encoding RNase adapter RapZ, producing the protein MSGGGKTVALRALEDLEFYCVDNMPAELIPQLVAAVSQGEHGPRRRIAVGVDVRNRRSDLERMPHVLSELSSAGVHVHLIFLDSRDDVLIKRYSETRRRHPLAAERLSLADSIAEERRLLRPLVSIAEKVIDSSDLNVHQLRRLFATGYAAASDGTTLLFESFAYRRGLPSDADFVFDARCLPNPHWDPRLRPFSGKDQPVREYLDAQPIVGEYYDDVARWLDTWLPRFEGEDRSYVTVSIGCTGGRHRSVYLVERLARHFRKERGNVLTFHRELE; encoded by the coding sequence ATGTCCGGTGGCGGCAAGACCGTGGCCCTGCGTGCGCTCGAGGACCTGGAGTTTTACTGCGTCGATAACATGCCGGCGGAGCTCATCCCGCAGCTGGTCGCCGCGGTGAGCCAGGGTGAGCACGGGCCACGCCGGCGCATTGCCGTGGGCGTGGACGTGCGTAACCGCCGCTCCGACCTGGAGCGCATGCCGCATGTGCTGTCGGAGCTTTCCAGCGCCGGGGTGCACGTGCACCTCATCTTCCTGGATAGCCGCGACGACGTCCTGATCAAGCGCTACTCGGAAACCCGGCGCCGCCACCCGCTGGCCGCCGAGCGCCTTTCCCTGGCCGACTCCATCGCAGAGGAGCGCCGCCTGCTCCGGCCGCTGGTGTCCATCGCCGAAAAGGTGATCGACAGCTCCGACCTCAACGTGCACCAGCTGCGCCGCCTGTTTGCCACCGGCTATGCCGCGGCCAGCGACGGCACGACCCTGCTGTTCGAGTCGTTCGCCTACCGCCGGGGCCTGCCCTCGGATGCGGATTTCGTCTTCGACGCCCGCTGCCTGCCGAACCCGCACTGGGACCCGCGGCTGCGCCCGTTCTCGGGCAAGGACCAGCCAGTGCGCGAATACCTCGACGCGCAGCCCATCGTCGGCGAATACTATGACGACGTGGCGCGTTGGCTGGATACCTGGCTGCCACGCTTCGAAGGCGAGGACCGCAGCTACGTCACGGTCTCCATCGGCTGTACCGGCGGCCGCCACCGCTCGGTGTACCTGGTGGAGCGCCTTGCCCGGCACTTTCGCAAGGAACGCGGCAACGTACTGACATTCCACCGTGAGCTCGAATGA
- the lptA gene encoding lipopolysaccharide transport periplasmic protein LptA, with product MQSTPRTSHASAKALFAACGVALLALAAPAMAKKSDRNEVVHVDSKTFDGSQQPQGIVIYTTKVVITQGTLKITGDKATVYLNDDNSVKRAVIDGTPATVQQQDEQGNWMHGRASNIDYNNETSIAILTGNAHIDQPNKGTSDGDKLTYNTDDSTMKGESNGSSTIHMTFQPKNQQGAAPAAAPADTTKKP from the coding sequence ATGCAGTCCACACCACGTACCAGCCACGCAAGCGCTAAGGCACTGTTCGCGGCCTGCGGCGTGGCGCTCCTTGCGCTCGCCGCGCCGGCCATGGCGAAGAAGTCCGATCGTAACGAAGTCGTCCACGTCGACTCCAAGACCTTCGATGGCTCGCAGCAGCCGCAGGGTATCGTCATCTACACCACCAAGGTGGTGATCACCCAGGGCACGCTGAAGATCACCGGCGACAAGGCCACGGTGTACCTCAACGACGATAACTCGGTGAAGCGCGCCGTGATCGATGGCACGCCGGCCACGGTGCAGCAGCAGGATGAGCAAGGCAACTGGATGCACGGCCGCGCCAGCAACATCGATTACAACAACGAAACCAGCATCGCGATCCTGACGGGCAACGCCCACATCGACCAGCCCAACAAGGGCACGTCCGATGGCGACAAGCTCACATACAACACCGACGACAGCACGATGAAGGGCGAGAGCAATGGCTCTTCCACCATCCATATGACGTTCCAGCCGAAGAACCAGCAGGGCGCCGCTCCTGCTGCGGCCCCGGCCGACACCACGAAGAAGCCCTGA
- a CDS encoding RNA polymerase factor sigma-54 gives MKPGLQFRLHQQLTLTPQLQQAIRLLQLSQLELEAELRQIAESNPLLEFAEDAESEADGAEESTSFDEAMEYRARDEQPVKATREEESTASPSEELAPEWDDDRFHGEAGDYAGGPSRNGSGDEEGFEPQNAAPESLQQHLEWQLNLSQFTPRDHAIATAIIHVLDEDGYLRDGLDAVQAALREFHADLDEIEAVRKRIQRFDPTGIASLDLRDCLLCQLSQFAEETPQRGLAIRIVTDEIELLARNDTGKIARRLKAAEADVAVAASLIRSLDPRPGAALDATPVEYVAPDVYARRESGRWKVSLNPDAQPRLGLNQHYCNLIARARGDDATWMKGQLQEARWLLKSLQSRAETLTKVAEVIVRRQSAFLDYGPEAMHPLVLREVAEEVGMHESTISRVTTRKYMHTPRGTFELKHFFSSGVATEDGGSASATAIQAMLRKLITAEDPRRPLSDQALAEELHRRGIQVARRTVAKYREAMRIPSSSERVRAG, from the coding sequence ATGAAACCCGGACTTCAGTTTCGCCTGCATCAGCAGCTCACGCTGACGCCACAGCTCCAGCAGGCCATCCGCCTGCTCCAGTTGTCGCAGCTGGAGCTTGAGGCCGAACTCCGCCAGATAGCGGAAAGTAACCCGCTGCTCGAGTTCGCCGAAGATGCCGAATCCGAAGCGGATGGCGCCGAGGAAAGCACCAGCTTCGACGAGGCCATGGAATACCGCGCGCGCGACGAGCAGCCCGTCAAGGCCACGCGCGAAGAAGAATCCACCGCATCCCCTTCCGAAGAGCTCGCTCCCGAGTGGGACGACGACCGCTTCCACGGCGAGGCCGGCGATTACGCGGGCGGGCCCTCGCGCAATGGCAGCGGCGACGAAGAAGGCTTCGAGCCGCAGAACGCCGCCCCGGAAAGCCTGCAGCAGCACCTGGAGTGGCAGCTCAACCTGTCCCAGTTCACGCCGCGTGATCACGCGATCGCGACCGCCATCATCCACGTGCTTGATGAGGACGGTTACCTGCGTGACGGCCTGGACGCGGTGCAGGCGGCCCTGCGGGAGTTCCACGCCGATCTCGACGAGATCGAGGCCGTTCGCAAGCGGATCCAGCGTTTCGATCCCACGGGCATCGCCAGCCTGGACCTGCGTGACTGCCTGCTGTGCCAGCTCAGCCAGTTTGCCGAAGAAACGCCGCAGCGCGGGCTCGCCATCCGCATCGTTACCGATGAAATCGAACTGCTGGCGCGCAACGACACCGGCAAGATCGCCCGGCGGCTGAAGGCGGCCGAGGCCGACGTGGCGGTGGCCGCATCGCTCATCCGCAGCCTGGACCCACGCCCCGGCGCGGCCCTGGATGCCACCCCGGTGGAGTACGTCGCACCCGATGTCTACGCCCGCCGTGAGAGCGGCCGGTGGAAGGTAAGCCTGAACCCGGATGCGCAGCCCCGGCTGGGCCTGAACCAGCATTACTGCAACCTCATCGCCCGCGCCCGTGGCGATGACGCCACCTGGATGAAGGGCCAGCTGCAGGAGGCCCGATGGCTCCTGAAGAGCCTGCAATCCCGCGCCGAAACCCTGACCAAGGTGGCCGAGGTGATCGTCCGCCGGCAGAGCGCCTTCCTCGATTACGGCCCCGAGGCCATGCACCCGCTGGTGCTGCGCGAGGTGGCCGAAGAGGTGGGCATGCACGAATCGACCATTTCCAGGGTCACCACGCGCAAGTACATGCACACGCCGCGCGGTACCTTCGAGCTGAAGCACTTTTTCTCGAGCGGCGTGGCCACGGAAGACGGCGGCAGCGCGTCCGCGACGGCCATCCAGGCCATGTTGCGCAAGCTGATCACGGCGGAAGATCCGCGTCGCCCGCTGTCCGACCAGGCCCTCGCGGAGGAACTCCATCGACGCGGTATTCAGGTAGCCCGCCGTACGGTAGCCAAGTACCGGGAAGCGATGCGCATCCCCAGCTCCAGTGAACGCGTGCGCGCCGGCTAA
- the ptsP gene encoding phosphoenolpyruvate--protein phosphotransferase translates to MRYQLTGTAASRGMALGRARLVQPSLYTADMRMLEDAEIGPELDRLHKALDHARAELRELRGKLHGALAREVGDFIDAHSLLLDDEELLRGLDELISVGHYTASAALKMQRDRLAAVFDAMNDPYLKSRGEDIDQVIGRVMSALFQHSSREERKLAARVGEIIVSDTVAPADMASLAGQGMLGVVASAGSVYSHSAILARSFNLPMLVGTKDALATINDDDLVLIDAEHGEVIVHPTAQDLARYRQWQRQAAAEGRRLAALASAPTHTRDGFHVRLYANAELAGDVTLARARGADGVGLYRSEFLFLRQRGLPSEDEQFAAYRDVVLGMGGLPVTIRTLDLGADKADAAGLAIRGEDNPALGVRGIRLSLRYPDIFLVQLRAILRAACYGPVRVLVPMITHMGELTEVRRLIKKAREQLSLEGQELPERLDIGAMIEVPAAAIGVTSILQKADFLAIGTNDLAQYTLAADRNNDALEGIYDPLQPAFLRLIAHVIAAARRAKKPVSLCGEIAGDTQFTALLLAMGLEEFSMHPGQLLQVRDRLTQLDCAALRRAAPHLFRAHTRDQVEERLMAVVAKQDGCAGAA, encoded by the coding sequence ATGAGGTACCAGCTGACCGGCACCGCCGCATCCCGGGGCATGGCCCTCGGGCGGGCGCGTCTGGTCCAGCCCAGCCTGTACACGGCTGATATGCGCATGCTCGAGGATGCCGAGATCGGCCCCGAGCTCGACCGCCTGCACAAAGCCCTGGACCATGCCCGTGCCGAGCTGCGCGAACTGCGCGGCAAACTGCATGGCGCGCTGGCCCGCGAAGTGGGCGACTTCATCGATGCGCACAGCCTGCTCCTCGATGACGAAGAATTGCTGCGCGGCCTCGACGAACTGATTTCCGTCGGCCACTACACGGCCAGCGCCGCGCTGAAAATGCAGCGCGACCGCCTGGCCGCCGTGTTCGATGCGATGAACGACCCGTACCTGAAGAGCCGTGGTGAGGATATCGACCAGGTCATCGGCCGGGTCATGTCCGCCCTCTTCCAGCATTCCAGCCGCGAGGAGCGCAAGCTCGCCGCGCGCGTGGGCGAGATCATCGTCAGCGATACCGTGGCCCCAGCCGACATGGCCAGCCTGGCCGGCCAGGGCATGCTTGGCGTGGTCGCCAGCGCCGGCAGCGTGTACTCGCACAGCGCCATCCTGGCCCGCAGCTTCAACCTGCCCATGCTCGTGGGCACGAAGGATGCGCTGGCCACCATCAACGATGACGACCTGGTCCTGATCGATGCCGAACACGGCGAGGTCATCGTCCACCCCACTGCGCAGGACCTGGCCCGCTACCGGCAGTGGCAGCGCCAGGCCGCCGCCGAAGGGCGCCGCCTGGCCGCGCTGGCCTCCGCCCCGACGCACACGCGCGATGGCTTCCACGTGCGCCTGTACGCCAACGCGGAGCTCGCCGGTGACGTGACACTGGCGCGGGCGCGCGGCGCCGACGGCGTTGGGCTGTACCGTTCCGAATTCCTGTTCCTGCGCCAGCGCGGCCTGCCCAGCGAAGACGAACAGTTCGCCGCATACCGCGATGTCGTCCTCGGCATGGGCGGCCTGCCGGTCACCATTCGCACGCTCGATCTCGGCGCCGACAAGGCCGATGCGGCCGGCCTCGCCATTCGTGGCGAAGATAACCCGGCGCTGGGCGTGCGCGGCATCCGCCTGTCGCTGCGCTACCCCGATATCTTCCTCGTGCAGCTGCGCGCCATCCTGCGCGCCGCCTGCTACGGCCCCGTGCGCGTGCTCGTACCGATGATCACGCACATGGGCGAGTTGACCGAAGTGCGCCGGCTGATCAAGAAGGCCCGCGAGCAGCTGTCGCTGGAAGGCCAGGAGCTGCCGGAGCGCCTCGACATCGGTGCGATGATCGAAGTCCCTGCCGCCGCCATCGGCGTCACCTCGATCCTGCAGAAAGCCGACTTCCTCGCCATCGGCACCAACGACCTCGCCCAGTACACCCTGGCCGCCGACCGCAACAACGATGCGCTCGAGGGGATCTACGACCCGCTGCAGCCGGCCTTCCTGCGCCTGATCGCGCACGTGATCGCCGCCGCCCGCCGCGCGAAGAAGCCGGTAAGCCTCTGCGGCGAAATCGCAGGCGACACACAGTTCACCGCGTTGCTGCTGGCCATGGGCCTCGAAGAGTTCTCGATGCACCCGGGCCAGCTGCTGCAGGTACGCGACCGCCTGACCCAGCTCGATTGCGCTGCCTTGCGCCGCGCCGCACCACATCTGTTCCGTGCGCATACGCGCGATCAGGTGGAAGAGCGGTTGATGGCTGTGGTCGCAAAACAGGACGGCTGCGCTGGCGCGGCCTGA
- the hprK gene encoding HPr(Ser) kinase/phosphatase — translation MALRWIAGMRGEARVLEPNAKLSRRPSLVGYLNVIYPNKIQIIGTEELNYLDGLDSRQRWEAIHKIAAYQPAALIVTKDQAIPPDLREVAEETDTPLWQSTKRGHELLTYLQYHLARTLAPRVTLHGVFLEVFSIGVLITGDPGSGKSELALELISRGHRLVADDATEFTLIAPDVIDGACPELLQDLLEVRGLGVLNIREMFGHTAVKPSKYLRLVIHLKPLKDGEETDAMTRLTGDVSRRNVLDVDVPKITIPVAPGRNLAVLVEAAVRNHVLKSKGIDPAQTFIDRQAHQMRRFSPW, via the coding sequence ATGGCCCTGCGCTGGATCGCGGGCATGCGGGGCGAAGCCCGTGTGCTGGAGCCCAACGCCAAGCTGAGCCGCCGCCCGTCCCTGGTGGGCTATCTCAACGTCATCTATCCCAACAAGATCCAGATCATCGGCACCGAGGAGCTCAACTACCTCGATGGCCTGGATTCGCGCCAGCGCTGGGAGGCCATCCACAAGATCGCCGCCTACCAGCCGGCCGCGCTCATTGTCACGAAGGACCAGGCCATCCCGCCCGACCTGCGTGAAGTGGCCGAGGAAACCGATACGCCCCTGTGGCAGAGCACCAAGCGCGGGCACGAACTGCTCACCTACCTGCAGTACCACCTGGCGCGCACGCTCGCGCCGCGGGTCACGTTGCATGGCGTGTTCCTCGAGGTGTTCTCCATCGGCGTGCTGATCACCGGCGACCCGGGCTCGGGCAAGAGCGAGCTGGCCCTGGAACTGATCAGCCGCGGCCACCGCCTGGTGGCCGATGACGCCACCGAGTTCACCCTGATCGCACCGGATGTGATCGACGGCGCCTGCCCCGAACTGCTGCAGGACCTGCTCGAAGTGCGCGGCCTGGGTGTGCTCAACATCCGCGAGATGTTCGGCCATACCGCCGTGAAGCCTTCGAAGTACCTGCGCCTGGTGATCCACCTCAAGCCGCTGAAGGATGGCGAGGAAACGGATGCCATGACCCGCCTGACCGGCGATGTCAGCCGCCGCAACGTGCTGGACGTGGACGTGCCCAAGATCACCATCCCGGTCGCCCCAGGTCGCAACCTTGCGGTGCTTGTGGAAGCGGCCGTGCGCAACCATGTATTGAAGAGCAAGGGCATTGATCCCGCCCAGACTTTCATCGACCGCCAGGCGCACCAGATGCGCCGGTTCTCCCCGTGGTGA
- the lptC gene encoding LPS export ABC transporter periplasmic protein LptC has product MSVLNLFKDRSTAGVVGMLAVALGVSVLFYYWVAPEKKVDDFIGPPRSGYVLTTFDLDSYNEEGKPAFKLIAPHLERREGDESLYINAPNFVLPSTKETNVPPWTGHSEYGWVNKDGTMLKLQGLVHMDRIAFDTNPPASIDTSEVTAWPKENRLETAEAARIVQGSSTMNGIGMRANLDTKHLELLDAVHTTYQPRKR; this is encoded by the coding sequence GTGAGTGTCCTCAACCTGTTCAAGGACCGCAGTACGGCTGGGGTCGTCGGCATGCTGGCGGTCGCGCTGGGCGTCAGCGTCCTCTTCTATTACTGGGTCGCCCCCGAGAAAAAGGTCGATGATTTCATCGGCCCGCCACGCTCCGGCTACGTGCTTACCACCTTCGACCTCGATTCCTACAACGAGGAAGGCAAGCCCGCCTTCAAGCTGATTGCGCCCCACCTGGAGCGCCGCGAAGGCGACGAATCGCTGTATATCAACGCCCCGAACTTCGTGCTGCCCTCCACCAAGGAGACCAACGTACCGCCCTGGACCGGGCATTCGGAGTACGGCTGGGTGAACAAGGACGGCACGATGCTGAAGCTGCAGGGCCTGGTGCACATGGACCGCATCGCGTTCGACACCAACCCGCCGGCCAGCATCGATACCTCCGAGGTAACGGCGTGGCCCAAGGAGAACCGGCTGGAGACCGCCGAGGCCGCCCGGATCGTTCAGGGAAGCTCTACAATGAACGGCATCGGCATGCGTGCCAACCTCGACACCAAGCACCTGGAGCTCCTCGATGCAGTCCACACCACGTACCAGCCACGCAAGCGCTAA
- a CDS encoding HPr family phosphocarrier protein, translated as MLEQEITVSNRLGLHARASAKLVQLVSTFKATVHLVSKGREVNAQSIMGVMMLAAGMGTSLVVRAEGEDEQAAVAAVIDLFNRKFDEGQ; from the coding sequence ATGCTTGAACAGGAAATCACGGTTTCGAACCGTCTTGGGCTGCACGCCCGCGCGTCAGCCAAGCTGGTCCAGCTGGTGTCCACATTCAAGGCCACCGTGCACCTGGTGAGCAAGGGACGCGAAGTGAACGCGCAAAGCATCATGGGAGTGATGATGCTGGCCGCCGGCATGGGCACCAGCCTGGTGGTCCGCGCCGAGGGCGAGGATGAACAGGCCGCCGTGGCGGCTGTCATCGATCTCTTCAACCGCAAGTTCGACGAAGGGCAGTAA
- a CDS encoding PTS sugar transporter subunit IIA, protein MSVGVLLMTHEAVGQALVSAARHVMPKLPLTVDAVEVPPGADPDVMRSLTAKHARELDQGEGVLVLADLYGATPCNIGLSLGALGVKLRCVSGLNLPMLLRVLNYSEKSLPELAEIAATGGRGGIFIDHA, encoded by the coding sequence ATGAGCGTTGGCGTGCTCCTGATGACGCACGAGGCCGTTGGCCAGGCGCTGGTTTCGGCCGCGCGCCATGTCATGCCCAAGCTGCCGCTCACGGTGGATGCCGTGGAGGTCCCGCCCGGGGCCGATCCCGATGTGATGCGTTCGCTGACCGCGAAGCATGCACGCGAGCTCGACCAGGGCGAGGGTGTACTCGTGCTTGCCGACCTTTATGGCGCCACGCCGTGCAACATCGGCCTCTCGCTGGGCGCGCTGGGCGTGAAGCTCCGCTGCGTGTCCGGCCTGAACCTGCCCATGCTGCTGCGCGTTCTCAACTATTCGGAAAAATCGCTGCCCGAACTGGCGGAAATCGCCGCCACCGGGGGCCGCGGAGGGATCTTCATCGATCATGCTTGA
- a CDS encoding KpsF/GutQ family sugar-phosphate isomerase has product MNARTAPPTSHAFVNADTVVRSARTVIATEAAAIRALESRVDATFVQACEMILACKGRVVVSGMGKSGHIARKIAATLASTGTPSFFVHPGEASHGDLGMIQPDDIVLAISYSGETDELLFILPAIKRQGIRLISITGNPKSSLASQADVNIDGNVASEACPHGLAPTTSTTAALVMGDALAIALLEARGFTSDDFARSHPAGSLGRRLLLHIADVMHSGDDVPRVPVTATLSEALVEMTRKHLGMTAVVEPDGRLIGVFTDGDLRRALDDDGVDLRGATVAQLMTRGPKTIGSDKLAVEAAQLMEKHQIHALLVTDADGRVVGALNIHDLLRARVV; this is encoded by the coding sequence ATGAACGCCCGCACCGCTCCGCCCACCAGCCACGCCTTCGTGAACGCCGATACCGTCGTGCGCAGCGCGCGTACCGTCATCGCCACTGAGGCGGCCGCCATCCGGGCGCTGGAAAGCCGGGTGGATGCCACCTTCGTCCAGGCCTGCGAGATGATCCTGGCCTGCAAGGGGCGTGTGGTGGTTTCGGGCATGGGCAAATCGGGCCATATCGCCCGCAAGATCGCCGCCACACTCGCCTCCACCGGCACCCCGTCGTTCTTCGTGCACCCGGGCGAGGCCAGCCACGGCGACCTGGGCATGATCCAGCCGGACGATATCGTGCTGGCCATCTCCTACTCGGGCGAGACCGACGAGCTGCTGTTCATCCTGCCCGCCATCAAGCGCCAGGGCATCCGGCTGATCTCGATCACGGGCAACCCCAAGTCATCGCTGGCCAGCCAGGCCGATGTGAACATCGACGGGAACGTCGCCTCCGAGGCGTGCCCCCACGGGCTGGCGCCCACGACGAGCACTACCGCGGCCCTGGTGATGGGCGATGCCCTCGCCATCGCCCTGCTCGAGGCCCGCGGCTTCACCTCGGATGATTTCGCCCGTTCGCACCCGGCCGGCAGCCTGGGCCGCCGCCTGTTGCTGCACATCGCCGATGTGATGCACAGCGGCGACGATGTGCCCCGCGTGCCGGTGACCGCCACGCTCAGCGAGGCGCTGGTGGAAATGACCCGCAAGCACCTGGGCATGACCGCCGTCGTGGAGCCGGATGGCCGCCTGATCGGCGTGTTCACCGACGGTGACCTGCGCCGTGCGCTGGATGACGACGGCGTGGACCTGCGCGGCGCCACCGTAGCCCAACTGATGACCCGGGGCCCCAAGACCATCGGCTCGGACAAGCTTGCCGTCGAGGCCGCCCAGCTGATGGAAAAACACCAGATCCACGCCCTGCTGGTCACCGATGCCGACGGCCGCGTGGTTGGCGCCCTGAACATCCACGACCTGCTCCGCGCCCGCGTCGTCTGA
- the lptB gene encoding LPS export ABC transporter ATP-binding protein: MLSAQGLQKRFRARQVVRDFAFSIREGEVVGLLGPNGAGKTTCFYMVVGLIPADGGQIKLDQQDITGLPMHARAKLGIGYLPQEASVFRRLSVADNILAVLELRENMTQKQREDELESLLDELKIAHIAEQKGISLSGGERRRVEIARALAARPRYMLLDEPFAGVDPISVGEIQRIVRHLKERGIGVLITDHNVRETLGICDRAYILNDGEVLSRGTPQHILADEKVREVYLGREFRI, translated from the coding sequence ATGCTTTCAGCCCAAGGCCTGCAGAAGCGGTTCCGCGCCCGCCAGGTAGTGCGTGATTTCGCCTTCTCCATCCGCGAAGGTGAGGTGGTGGGCCTGCTCGGCCCCAACGGCGCCGGCAAGACCACCTGCTTCTACATGGTGGTGGGCCTGATCCCCGCCGATGGCGGCCAGATCAAGCTCGACCAGCAGGACATTACCGGCCTGCCCATGCATGCGCGTGCCAAGCTCGGCATCGGCTACCTGCCGCAGGAAGCCTCGGTGTTCCGCCGCCTCAGCGTCGCCGACAACATCCTCGCCGTGCTCGAACTGCGCGAGAACATGACGCAGAAGCAGCGCGAAGACGAACTGGAAAGCCTGCTGGATGAACTGAAGATCGCGCACATCGCCGAGCAGAAAGGCATCAGCCTTTCCGGTGGCGAGCGCCGCCGCGTGGAGATCGCGCGCGCACTCGCCGCCCGCCCGCGCTACATGCTGCTCGACGAACCGTTCGCCGGCGTCGATCCGATTTCGGTAGGTGAAATCCAGCGCATCGTGCGCCACCTGAAGGAACGCGGCATCGGCGTGCTCATCACCGACCACAACGTCCGCGAAACCCTGGGTATCTGCGACCGCGCGTACATTCTCAACGATGGCGAAGTGCTCTCTCGCGGCACGCCCCAACACATCCTGGCGGACGAAAAGGTCCGCGAGGTGTATCTGGGCCGTGAATTCCGGATCTGA
- a CDS encoding KdsC family phosphatase — translation MAYTHYFEIPTDIAERAARIRVVVFDVDGTLTDGRLWYAEDGRETKVFHVHDGLGLKRLQENGIKVAIITARISHPVSLRAEELGIQHVYQGQKDKRATLNALLEALHLEPEQAAFVGDDLPDLPAMGISGLAVAVANAHPWVAERAHWRTRLSGGYGAAREVADLILAAQGKAEAERDRWL, via the coding sequence ATGGCCTACACGCACTACTTCGAGATTCCCACCGACATCGCCGAGCGCGCCGCCCGTATCCGCGTGGTCGTATTCGACGTGGATGGCACGCTCACCGACGGGCGCCTGTGGTATGCGGAAGATGGCCGCGAAACCAAGGTGTTCCATGTGCACGACGGCCTCGGCCTGAAACGCCTGCAGGAAAACGGCATCAAGGTCGCGATCATTACGGCGCGGATCAGCCACCCGGTCTCGCTGCGCGCCGAGGAACTGGGTATCCAGCATGTGTACCAGGGCCAGAAGGACAAACGGGCCACGCTCAACGCCCTGCTCGAAGCCCTGCACCTTGAACCGGAACAGGCCGCCTTTGTCGGCGATGACCTGCCCGACCTGCCCGCCATGGGTATCAGCGGCCTGGCCGTGGCCGTGGCCAACGCCCACCCCTGGGTAGCCGAGCGTGCCCACTGGCGCACCCGCCTTTCCGGCGGCTATGGCGCCGCCCGCGAGGTGGCCGACCTGATCCTCGCCGCGCAAGGCAAGGCCGAAGCCGAGCGGGATCGCTGGCTGTGA